One Thalassospira sp. ER-Se-21-Dark genomic window carries:
- a CDS encoding ABC transporter substrate-binding protein: protein MGKLSTLLFSAALSTAVVAGASAQEQVKIGMLQGFTGPTESLVKPMALGGELAIKEVSDSGLLLGGREVVSVRGDSTCIDAAAATAAADRLVTSDGVHGINGATCSGATTAILNNVVRANGIVMISPSATSPALSEIEDDGYFFRTAPSDARQGQIIAEILDRRGIKSAALTYTNNDYGKGLADAIQAAYEAKGGKITAVAAHEDGKADYSAEIGTLASAGGEVLIVAGYLDQGGKGIIQASLDTGAFDKFVLPDGMVGEALTDNFGDMLDGSIGTNPGTDSPGASMLAELASDKGFKGDDPYVPEAYDASALLLLAMQSAGSTDSAVYKDHILKVANAPGEKIYPGELAKALQILADGGDIDYVGGTALELIEPGESAGSFRETEIKGGKWETEMYH from the coding sequence ATGGGAAAACTCTCTACCCTCCTCTTCTCGGCAGCACTTTCGACGGCTGTCGTCGCAGGCGCATCTGCACAGGAACAGGTAAAGATCGGCATGCTGCAAGGCTTCACCGGCCCGACGGAATCACTCGTCAAGCCGATGGCACTTGGCGGCGAATTGGCCATTAAGGAAGTTTCCGACAGCGGCCTGCTGCTTGGCGGGCGTGAAGTTGTTTCGGTACGCGGTGACAGTACCTGTATCGACGCAGCAGCAGCCACCGCGGCGGCTGATCGTCTTGTGACGTCTGATGGCGTTCACGGCATTAACGGTGCGACCTGCTCTGGCGCGACCACGGCCATCCTGAACAACGTTGTCCGCGCAAACGGTATCGTCATGATTTCGCCGTCGGCAACCTCGCCGGCGCTAAGCGAAATCGAAGATGACGGGTACTTCTTCCGTACCGCACCGTCGGACGCACGTCAGGGCCAGATCATTGCTGAAATCCTTGATCGTCGCGGCATTAAATCGGCTGCGCTGACCTATACCAACAACGACTATGGTAAAGGCCTTGCAGACGCCATTCAGGCGGCATACGAAGCAAAAGGCGGCAAAATCACCGCCGTTGCTGCCCATGAAGATGGCAAAGCCGACTATTCTGCTGAAATCGGCACTCTGGCATCTGCCGGTGGTGAAGTTCTGATTGTTGCCGGTTACCTTGATCAGGGCGGCAAAGGCATCATTCAGGCATCGCTTGATACCGGTGCGTTCGACAAGTTCGTCCTGCCGGACGGCATGGTTGGTGAAGCGCTGACCGACAACTTCGGTGATATGCTTGATGGCTCGATCGGCACCAACCCGGGCACTGACAGCCCGGGCGCGTCCATGCTGGCCGAACTGGCATCAGACAAGGGCTTCAAGGGTGATGACCCGTATGTCCCGGAAGCTTATGACGCATCTGCCCTGCTTTTGCTGGCTATGCAGTCGGCTGGTTCGACGGATAGTGCTGTCTACAAAGACCACATCCTGAAAGTGGCCAATGCACCGGGTGAGAAAATCTATCCGGGTGAACTGGCCAAAGCGCTTCAGATCCTCGCTGATGGTGGTGACATCGACTATGTCGGCGGTACCGCGCTCGAACTGATCGAGCCGGGCGAGTCCGCTGGTAGCTTCCGTGAAACGGAAATCAAGGGCGGCAAGTGGGAAACGGAGATGTACCACTAA
- a CDS encoding NADH:flavin oxidoreductase/NADH oxidase family protein, translating into MENPLFRPLELPSGVVLKNRIAKSAMSDSLGDGTGHPTKAQNWLYRRWAEGGVGVSIIGEVQAQPGYAQKPGNLVLDDNANLDRFRALARQGAAKGSNLWLQLGHAGALAFAPTSTPKGPSALDLPGLKCAALTDDEIHQIPAQFARTAKLAEHAGFGGVQIHAAHGFLLSQFLSPLFNKRCDDYGGSIANRMRLLLETIGAVRTEVGPGFVVAVKLNATDQLEGGLSEDDALAVVTALDQTKIDLIDISGGTYFPGAKAASDGAGGGPYFMNFAKRARKVTTKPLMLTGGFKTRAQAEEALNSGVIDIVGLARALVIEPALPDLWQRGDRHDPVFPRFDHAPAGGITAWYTMRLTALAGRVEMPEFDDLDQVLSAYEARDADRAQIWLRYFGA; encoded by the coding sequence TTGGAAAATCCGTTGTTCAGACCGTTGGAGCTGCCAAGTGGTGTCGTCCTCAAGAACCGGATTGCGAAATCGGCAATGTCGGACTCGCTTGGGGATGGCACCGGCCACCCGACCAAAGCCCAGAATTGGCTTTACCGCCGCTGGGCCGAGGGTGGGGTGGGTGTTTCGATCATCGGTGAAGTACAGGCGCAACCGGGATATGCCCAGAAGCCCGGTAACCTTGTGCTCGATGATAATGCCAACCTTGATCGGTTCCGTGCGCTTGCCCGGCAGGGGGCGGCAAAGGGCAGTAACCTTTGGCTACAACTGGGGCATGCCGGGGCACTTGCCTTTGCCCCGACCAGCACGCCAAAGGGGCCGAGTGCGCTTGATCTTCCGGGGTTGAAATGTGCGGCACTGACCGATGACGAAATCCATCAAATCCCGGCCCAATTTGCAAGAACTGCCAAACTTGCTGAGCATGCCGGGTTTGGCGGGGTGCAAATTCACGCGGCCCATGGCTTCTTGCTTAGTCAGTTTCTCTCACCGCTGTTTAACAAGCGTTGCGACGACTATGGCGGATCGATTGCCAATCGCATGCGGTTGCTTCTTGAAACCATTGGTGCCGTGCGCACAGAAGTCGGGCCCGGTTTCGTCGTGGCGGTCAAACTGAATGCCACCGATCAGTTGGAAGGCGGCCTAAGCGAAGATGATGCACTGGCCGTCGTTACCGCGCTTGATCAAACCAAAATCGATCTGATTGATATCAGTGGTGGTACTTATTTTCCGGGTGCAAAGGCGGCCTCTGACGGTGCTGGCGGTGGGCCCTATTTCATGAATTTTGCCAAGCGGGCCCGCAAGGTTACCACCAAGCCCCTGATGTTGACCGGTGGCTTCAAGACCCGCGCACAGGCAGAGGAAGCGCTGAATAGCGGCGTCATTGATATCGTCGGTTTGGCGCGCGCGTTGGTTATCGAGCCCGCCCTGCCAGATCTCTGGCAACGGGGTGATCGCCATGATCCGGTCTTTCCCCGTTTTGACCATGCGCCGGCTGGTGGCATTACGGCATGGTACACCATGCGGCTGACAGCGCTTGCAGGGCGGGTGGAAATGCCGGAATTTGATGATCTGGATCAGGTGCTTTCCGCCTACGAAGCGCGGGATGCGGACCGGGCGCAGATTTGGTTGCGGTATTTCGGGGCTTGA
- a CDS encoding LysR substrate-binding domain-containing protein yields the protein MNSPTSVVHNLDLDLARTFVAICETGNFSRAAEKVHRSASAISLQVKKLETMVGRELFKRETRKVTMTEDGEVLLGYARRLLKLNDEAMSHFHAPEFAGTVRLGVPNDTGIVAIPEILKRFAQTHPHVDIDVNLGPTRTLRQAIHKGDLDIAVFSFDAELDRQPPIHAEPLVWLGARHGSAIDKRPLPVSMAEPGCYWRTMALKALDDAGVNYRIAYTSEFCQAQIAAVRADLAIAPLPISVISDDLVHLGPSHGLPEIGEYRMTLAKRDGHGAVEEALAEHVIAGFRKISERGMRVFA from the coding sequence ATGAATTCCCCGACAAGCGTTGTTCACAATCTTGATCTCGATCTTGCCCGAACGTTTGTCGCGATCTGCGAGACTGGCAATTTTTCACGCGCCGCCGAAAAGGTTCATCGCAGTGCGTCGGCAATCAGCCTTCAGGTCAAAAAGCTTGAAACCATGGTCGGACGGGAATTGTTCAAACGCGAAACTCGCAAGGTCACCATGACCGAGGATGGCGAGGTTTTGCTGGGTTATGCGCGGCGTTTGCTTAAACTCAATGACGAGGCGATGTCGCATTTCCATGCCCCGGAATTTGCCGGCACCGTGCGGCTGGGTGTCCCCAATGACACCGGTATCGTTGCCATTCCCGAAATCCTCAAACGGTTTGCGCAAACCCACCCGCATGTTGATATCGACGTCAATCTTGGCCCGACACGCACCCTGCGTCAGGCCATCCATAAAGGTGATTTGGATATCGCGGTCTTCAGTTTTGATGCGGAGCTTGATCGCCAGCCGCCGATCCATGCCGAACCGCTGGTCTGGCTGGGCGCGCGTCATGGCAGTGCGATTGACAAACGCCCCTTGCCGGTATCGATGGCCGAGCCTGGTTGTTACTGGCGGACCATGGCGCTTAAGGCGCTTGATGATGCCGGGGTAAATTACCGCATCGCCTATACCAGCGAGTTTTGCCAGGCACAGATTGCCGCCGTGCGCGCCGATCTGGCGATTGCGCCGCTTCCGATCAGTGTCATTTCAGATGATCTTGTCCATCTTGGTCCGTCGCACGGCCTGCCGGAAATCGGTGAATATCGCATGACCCTTGCCAAGCGTGACGGCCATGGCGCGGTAGAGGAGGCATTGGCCGAACATGTCATTGCCGGGTTCCGCAAGATTTCCGAACGCGGCATGCGGGTGTTTGCCTGA